The following nucleotide sequence is from Aerosakkonema funiforme FACHB-1375.
GGCAAGTTGAGCATTTGCTTGAGCCAGCCGCAGGAGTCCCAATTCTCGCCGGACACTGTAGCCATCTGTTGGAGAAATATAATCCAGGATTCTTTTTTGGGCTTCTAACGTAACTTCAGGATGGAACAACCCTGCCTGCTGTAACGTACCCACCCACTCTGGTAGCAGCGTATCTTCCTCCTTGTCCTGGTTATTCGATTCTTCCAGCCATTTCTGAATCGCCTCTACGCGATCGCTTGTTGCCAGGTCTTGACCAGCCAACCGAAGAGCAAACCGATCCAGCAAATGAGGCGACACTAATCCAATTTCCGATCGCGAACAGCCAGCTAACCAGCACAGATTTGGCTGCCAGCTGTCCCGGTGCCCATGCCGCTCTAGATAAGCAACCTCACTTCCCATCAGTGCAACACAAGCTCTCGCTGCTGGCAGACTCAACCGGGTCAGGTCTGGAATAATAACCAATCTCAGTTTCTGCTCTCGTCCACCTGCTAGCAGTCCCTGTTGCCACTCAAAGGAACCTTTGGCATCCCCCTGTTGCAATGCCAGTCCACCCCAAAGGTCTTCTTCCGTCTCAACCACCCCTAACTGGACTGGCACAACCTGGCAACCCGTTACCTGTTTCAGCATCCAGGTTAGATTCTGGGCGGCAAACTGTAGGGTGGCGATAGTCGCATCAAATACCAGGATACTCCGCAGCCCAGGATTGAGGGCTGCACAAGCCAACCCTCGTATCAAGGGATTGCTTAAGTCTGCGGTTGCCTTACTCACTGCCTAACAACTGGTCTAGAGTTTCCCTATCCCGATCGTTCCAAACTTCCTGGCTACTTTGCGCCATTTGAGGACGACGATGCTGAAGTGCCAGAGGTGCAACAGCCTTTAGATGACTACGAGTTACCTGGGATACCCCTTCTAGCGCAGCACGTGCCTTCGCTGCCATCGCCAAGACATAATCCCCTCGGTTCCCCTCTGCCTGAAATTCGCCAGATAACTTGATGCATAGTCCCAATATCTCTGGGGAAACCTCAACCAAGTTAAGTTTTTCCTTTGCCTGCTTTAATCTCTCGAATTTTTCTTGGTCTTGCTGCCTCGCGCGAGCGAGCCAGTCAGATGTACCCACCTGCCCCAAGGCAGAAACCGCCTGGTCAAACGCCAGCACGTTCTGAAGAATTGCCAATCGCTTCGCCACATCAGTTTCAGCAGCCACACTCACCATCAACCCAAAGCGATCTAGTAACTGAGGGCGCAACCCTCCTTCCTCCGGGTTCATGGTTCCAACCAAAGTAAAGGCAACTTTCTGGGGCTGCTTATTCTGACCGTCGCGCTGAACCACCAGTACGCCTGTCGAGGTCACGTCCAGGATGATGTTAACGATGTGGTCGTCCAGCAGATTCACCTCATCGACATAGAGCAGGCGATCGTTGGCTTCCTCCAGCAAACCAGGCTGCCATTTTGATTCGCTCCGCATCAAAGCATCTATCTTCCAGCCACCCACTACCCGGTCTTCAGTGGCATTGATAGGTAGGGTTACAGGCAACTGACCATAAACCATCTGAGCAAACGCCCGTACTGCTGTAGACTTGCCTGTTCCTCGCTGTCCACTAATTAAGACACCACCCAAACGCTGGGGAGCGACGTAGGCTATCTCCAACGCTAGCTTAATCTGCTCCTGTCCCACTATACAGCTATAGGGCAGAATTGGTATGGCAGCTATAGCACTCACAGGTTCTTCTCGAAATAGAGGTTTGCACTATCTATTCTGATCTAACCACACAAGCCATTGTCTAGTTCTCAACGTCAACGTAGTGAAGTGCCTAAAACACCTTTCTCTTGCTTAATCTGGTTAAAAACATCC
It contains:
- a CDS encoding AAA family ATPase, with the translated sequence MSAIAAIPILPYSCIVGQEQIKLALEIAYVAPQRLGGVLISGQRGTGKSTAVRAFAQMVYGQLPVTLPINATEDRVVGGWKIDALMRSESKWQPGLLEEANDRLLYVDEVNLLDDHIVNIILDVTSTGVLVVQRDGQNKQPQKVAFTLVGTMNPEEGGLRPQLLDRFGLMVSVAAETDVAKRLAILQNVLAFDQAVSALGQVGTSDWLARARQQDQEKFERLKQAKEKLNLVEVSPEILGLCIKLSGEFQAEGNRGDYVLAMAAKARAALEGVSQVTRSHLKAVAPLALQHRRPQMAQSSQEVWNDRDRETLDQLLGSE